A stretch of the Arachis stenosperma cultivar V10309 chromosome 6, arast.V10309.gnm1.PFL2, whole genome shotgun sequence genome encodes the following:
- the LOC130936011 gene encoding hydroxycinnamoyl-CoA:piscidic acid hydroxycinnamoyltransferase-like, with protein sequence MVNIQSSYTVTPSEPTPEVRLFSLCEQIKLRTHAPSFYAYNPTNFDKINIHNLRDALSKALSIYYPFAGRLCWTQGGRWEIHCNAKGALLIEASCKGKTLEDLRDFVPNGLVTQLIPNIDYSAPLEDTPILAVQLTRFSCGGVTVGVAMCRGALDGTGGMRFINTWAKLARGEPLDESDQYPCHDRTELNSRKMSTGSEFSDKNGHDHSEYGTPPPWLGSLGTEDAKVAVEVMKLTGEQVKKLKMKATSTNGNGEMTKPFSSFEAIAGHLWKSVSKARYEGNSAQPTRLTTLVNCRNRLKPPLPPVYAGNAAFPTTTPTCTFGDLIENPVGFAATKVKGAIAKVDDEFVRSALEYIDNVKDMNLIRYNFHYPAKSVHKGPSKGNPNLFVVSWMNFSYEHADFGWGVPYYFGPVYMDAEGKAFCLNKPNGDGMVHVAISLDSAHMPAFKKIFYEDI encoded by the coding sequence ATGGTGAACATCCAATCTTCCTACACGGTGACGCCTTCAGAGCCCACACCAGAAGTGAGGCTCTTCTCCCTCTGCGAGCAAATCAAGCTTCGCACCCACGCTCCCTCCTTCTACGCGTACAATCCCACTAACTTCGACAAAATCAACATCCACAACCTCAGAGACGCTCTCAGCAAGGCCCTCTCCATCTACTACCCTTTCGCTGGCAGACTCTGCTGGACACAGGGTGGTAGATGGGAGATCCATTGCAACGCTAAAGGAGCCTTGCTAATTGAAGCTTCCTGCAAAGGGAAGACACTCGAGGATCTTCGAGACTTTGTTCCCAACGGTTTGGTGACTCAGCTCATTCCCAACATCGATTATTCTGCTCCGCTTGAAGATACCCCGATCTTGGCGGTTCAGCTCACCAGATTCAGCTGCGGCGGGGTCACCGTCGGCGTCGCCATGTGCCGCGGCGCACTCGACGGAACTGGCGGTATGAGGTTCATAAACACGTGGGCCAAGCTCGCCAGAGGGGAACCTCTGGACGAATCTGATCAGTATCCTTGCCATGACCGTACGGAGCTGAACTCTCGAAAGATGAGTACGGGTTCCGAGTTCAGTGACAAGAATGGTCATGACCATTCTGAGTATGGAACCCCGCCCCCATGGCTAGGTTCATTGGGAACCGAAGACGCTAAAGTCGCCGTAGAAGTCATGAAGCTCACAGGAGAGCAAGTCAAGAAGCTCAAAATGAAAGCCACGTCCACCAACGGTAACGGTGAAATGACGAAACCCTTCTCGAGTTTCGAGGCCATTGCGGGGCATTTATGGAAATCTGTTAGCAAAGCAAGATACGAAGGAAACAGTGCACAGCCAACCAGGCTAACGACTTTGGTTAACTGCAGGAACCGTCTAAAGCCACCGCTTCCTCCGGTGTACGCGGGGAACGCGGCTTTTCCTACGACGACCCCTACTTGTACCTTTGGCGACCTTATAGAGAACCCTGTGGGGTTCGCGGCCACCAAAGTGAAGGGGGCGATCGCCAAGGTGGACGACGAGTTCGTCAGATCCGCTCTTGAATACATTGATAATGTAAAAGATATGAACTTGATAAGGTACAATTTTCACTATCCTGCCAAGAGTGTTCATAAGGGACCTTCCAAAGGGAATCCGAACTTGTTCGTAGTGAGTTGGATGAATTTCTCATATGAGCATGCCGATTTTGGTTGGGGTGTACCTTATTATTTTGGACCTGTGTATATGGATGCTGAGGGTAAAGCCTTTTGTCTCAACAAACCTAATGGTGATGGTATGGTACATGTGGCTATCTCTTTGGACTCGGCTCACATGCCTGCTTTCAAGAAAATCTTCTATGAGGACATATaa